A single region of the Changchengzhania lutea genome encodes:
- the dprA gene encoding DNA-processing protein DprA — protein MLELDLLYTLALQHVPNIGDITAKRLIATCGSAEAVLKAKKQNLIKIDGIGLNVLKGLYDSEHLKAAEKEMEFIKTNQIKVSYFTGESYPEKLKHCIDGPILLFQTGNMNLEHRHIISIVGARKITTSGVAFCEELVEKLSPYNPIIVSGFAYGTDITAHKAAIAQDLQTIACLAHGLNQIYPKVHKKYMVDIEKNGGFYTDFWSSDPFDKNNFLKRNRIIAGVSEATIVIESAEKGGSLVTADIANSYNRDVFAVPGRTTDSQSVGCNNLIKHQKAHMLTTPLDVPYILNWQLEDDKKPAIQKQLFVELDSTEKVIYSYLKENDKQVLDVIAINCQLPIFKVAGVLLNMELKGVIRPLPGKLFEVI, from the coding sequence ATGTTAGAGCTTGATTTACTTTATACGCTTGCGCTACAGCATGTTCCCAATATTGGGGATATTACGGCTAAGCGTCTTATAGCAACCTGCGGGTCTGCTGAAGCCGTATTAAAAGCAAAGAAGCAAAATCTTATAAAAATTGATGGTATTGGACTGAATGTTTTAAAAGGGTTATATGATTCGGAGCATTTGAAAGCTGCTGAGAAGGAAATGGAATTTATTAAAACGAACCAAATTAAGGTGAGTTATTTCACTGGCGAAAGCTATCCTGAAAAGCTGAAACATTGCATTGACGGGCCTATTTTATTGTTTCAAACAGGTAATATGAACCTTGAGCATCGACATATTATAAGCATTGTGGGTGCCAGAAAAATTACAACTAGTGGTGTGGCTTTTTGCGAAGAATTAGTAGAAAAATTATCACCATATAATCCCATTATCGTCTCCGGATTCGCTTATGGCACAGATATTACAGCACATAAGGCAGCCATAGCACAGGACTTGCAAACTATAGCTTGTCTAGCGCACGGATTAAATCAAATCTATCCAAAAGTTCACAAAAAATATATGGTTGATATTGAAAAAAACGGTGGTTTTTATACAGATTTTTGGAGTAGTGATCCTTTTGATAAAAATAATTTTTTAAAACGAAATAGAATTATTGCAGGTGTAAGTGAAGCAACCATTGTTATTGAATCTGCCGAAAAAGGGGGGAGCTTGGTCACCGCAGATATTGCAAATTCCTATAACCGAGATGTTTTTGCAGTCCCTGGACGTACTACAGATAGTCAGAGTGTGGGGTGTAATAATTTAATAAAGCATCAAAAAGCACATATGCTCACCACCCCTTTAGATGTTCCTTATATCTTGAATTGGCAATTGGAAGATGACAAGAAACCCGCGATACAAAAGCAACTATTTGTAGAACTTGATTCTACCGAAAAAGTGATTTACAGTTATTTAAAAGAAAACGATAAACAGGTCTTGGATGTGATTGCCATTAACTGTCAATTACCCATTTTTAAAGTGGCGGGTGTACTTTTAAACATGGAATTAAAAGGTGTGATAAGGCCATTGCCAGGGAAGTTGTTTGAGGTTATTTAA